The following coding sequences are from one Epinephelus fuscoguttatus linkage group LG7, E.fuscoguttatus.final_Chr_v1 window:
- the LOC125892045 gene encoding tumor necrosis factor receptor superfamily member 14-like isoform X2 yields MLSILAVFGCVAVFMVPGLCCREKEYATSNGECCPMCHEGTVVKRDCTPFSGTRCVPCVNGTYMNQPNGLNKCFPCTSCDQGLFAKQQCTATRDTVCGVLEGYFCKLRDDTGCSLAQKHTPCESGHRIKTPGTSTSDTECEPCQHGFFSEHGVNCTAWTICSETQVKTHEGDAHSDVVCKAPEPRVHYFLSIPFSLLSFTIVWLLIKGMSKSQKKSAQWLILQKS; encoded by the exons ATGCTTTCGATACTGGCTGTCTTCG GCTGCGTCGCTGTCTTCATGGTACCAGGGCTGTGCTGTCGTGAAAAGGAATATGCAACAAGTAATGGAGAGTGTTGTCCGATGTGTCACGAAG GTACAGTTGTTAAAAGAGACTGCACACCATTCTCAGGCACACGGTGTGTCCCCTGTGTGAATGGCACTTATATGAACCAACCTAATGGCCTCAATAAGTGTTTCCCCTGCACCTCCTGTGACCAGG GTCTCTTTGCCAAACAGCAGTGCACAGCAACACGTGACACTGTGTGTGGTGTTTTAGAGGGCTACTTCTGCAAATTGAGGGATGATACAGGCTGTAGTTTGGCTCAAAAACATACACCCTGTGAATCTGGTCACAGGATAAAAACGCCTG GAACCAGCACATCTGATACAGAGTGTGAACCTTGTCAGCATGGCTTTTTTTCAGAGCATGGTGTAAACTGCACGGCTTGGACGAT TTGCTCAGAAACTCAAGTAAAGACCCATGAAGGAGACGCACACAGTGATGTTGTCTGTAAAGCACCTGAGCCAAGAGTGCATTATTTCTTATCCATACCtttttcattattatcattCACAATTGTTTGGCTTCTTATCAAAg GCAtgtcaaaatcacaaaaaaagtcag
- the LOC125892045 gene encoding tumor necrosis factor receptor superfamily member 14-like isoform X10, translating to MLSILAVFGCVAVFMVPGLCCREKEYATSNGECCPMCHEGLFAKQQCTATRDTVCGVLEGYFCKLRDDTGCSLAQKHTPCESGHRIKTPGTSTSDTECEPCQHGFFSEHGVNCTAWTICSETQVKTHEGDAHSDVVCKAPEPRVHYFLSIPFSLLSFTIVWLLIKGMSKSQKKSDHPRALRDI from the exons ATGCTTTCGATACTGGCTGTCTTCG GCTGCGTCGCTGTCTTCATGGTACCAGGGCTGTGCTGTCGTGAAAAGGAATATGCAACAAGTAATGGAGAGTGTTGTCCGATGTGTCACGAAG GTCTCTTTGCCAAACAGCAGTGCACAGCAACACGTGACACTGTGTGTGGTGTTTTAGAGGGCTACTTCTGCAAATTGAGGGATGATACAGGCTGTAGTTTGGCTCAAAAACATACACCCTGTGAATCTGGTCACAGGATAAAAACGCCTG GAACCAGCACATCTGATACAGAGTGTGAACCTTGTCAGCATGGCTTTTTTTCAGAGCATGGTGTAAACTGCACGGCTTGGACGAT TTGCTCAGAAACTCAAGTAAAGACCCATGAAGGAGACGCACACAGTGATGTTGTCTGTAAAGCACCTGAGCCAAGAGTGCATTATTTCTTATCCATACCtttttcattattatcattCACAATTGTTTGGCTTCTTATCAAAg GCAtgtcaaaatcacaaaaaaagtcag ATCATCCCAGAGCCTTAAGAGACATTTAA
- the LOC125892045 gene encoding tumor necrosis factor receptor superfamily member 14-like isoform X1 yields MLSILAVFGCVAVFMVPGLCCREKEYATSNGECCPMCHEGTVVKRDCTPFSGTRCVPCVNGTYMNQPNGLNKCFPCTSCDQGLFAKQQCTATRDTVCGVLEGYFCKLRDDTGCSLAQKHTPCESGHRIKTPGTSTSDTECEPCQHGFFSEHGVNCTAWTICSETQVKTHEGDAHSDVVCKAPEPRVHYFLSIPFSLLSFTIVWLLIKGMSKSQKKSDHPRALRDI; encoded by the exons ATGCTTTCGATACTGGCTGTCTTCG GCTGCGTCGCTGTCTTCATGGTACCAGGGCTGTGCTGTCGTGAAAAGGAATATGCAACAAGTAATGGAGAGTGTTGTCCGATGTGTCACGAAG GTACAGTTGTTAAAAGAGACTGCACACCATTCTCAGGCACACGGTGTGTCCCCTGTGTGAATGGCACTTATATGAACCAACCTAATGGCCTCAATAAGTGTTTCCCCTGCACCTCCTGTGACCAGG GTCTCTTTGCCAAACAGCAGTGCACAGCAACACGTGACACTGTGTGTGGTGTTTTAGAGGGCTACTTCTGCAAATTGAGGGATGATACAGGCTGTAGTTTGGCTCAAAAACATACACCCTGTGAATCTGGTCACAGGATAAAAACGCCTG GAACCAGCACATCTGATACAGAGTGTGAACCTTGTCAGCATGGCTTTTTTTCAGAGCATGGTGTAAACTGCACGGCTTGGACGAT TTGCTCAGAAACTCAAGTAAAGACCCATGAAGGAGACGCACACAGTGATGTTGTCTGTAAAGCACCTGAGCCAAGAGTGCATTATTTCTTATCCATACCtttttcattattatcattCACAATTGTTTGGCTTCTTATCAAAg GCAtgtcaaaatcacaaaaaaagtcag ATCATCCCAGAGCCTTAAGAGACATTTAA
- the mrpl49 gene encoding mitochondrial ribosomal protein L49, whose translation MMAACMSLQSTVLRSALRGAISLHIRSPGPPAAAVGLRFVCNAAPDKPKRLINESTEEYKFVERLIPPSRVPAPPKHAGPTPSGWTPPADSPPPLPYMIRRSRMHNIPVYTDLTHGSRKTTLVRKVEGDIWALEKDVKQYLKEVTGKELPTQVNEVTMTLAVKGHVDNELKQWLLSKGF comes from the coding sequence ATGATGGCGGCCTGCATGTCCCTTCAGTCCACCGTGCTCCGCAGTGCGCTGCGAGGAGCCATCAGCCTGCACATCCGCTCACCGGGGCCTCCTGCCGCGGCTGTCGGGCTCAGGTTTGTCTGTAATGCTGCTCCAGACAAACCAAAGAGGTTGATAAATGAATCTACGGAGGAATACAAGTTTGTAGAACGGCTCATCCCACCGTCACGAGTCCCGGCTCCGCCTAAACATGCAGGTCCCACTCCGTCCGGCTGGACCCCTCCTGCAGATTCACCGCCGCCTCTGCCCTACATGATCCGCCGCTCCCGCATGCACAACATCCCAGTCTACACCGACCTGACCCACGGCAGCCGTAAGACCACGCTCGTACGGAAAGTGGAGGGGGACATCTGGGCTCTGGAGAAGGACGTGAAGCAATACCTGAAGGAGGTGACGGGCAAAGAGCTGCCCACACAGGTCAATGAGGTCACCATGACCCTGGCGGTCAAAGGTCATGTGgacaatgagctgaaacaatGGTTGCT